The following proteins are co-located in the Streptomyces sp. NBC_00435 genome:
- a CDS encoding class I SAM-dependent RNA methyltransferase produces MTTEQNEKQSLVGEEYEVEVGPVAHGGHCIARTAEGRVLFVRHTLPGEKVIARVTEGDADSRFLRADAVTVLDPSKDRAPAPCPYAGPGKCGGCDWQHAKPGAQRRLKGEVIAEQLLRLAGLTPEQAGWDGTVMPAEGDKVPAGQVPQWRTRVQFAIDEDGRAGLRKHRSHEIEPVDHCMIAAPGVSELGIEQQDWPQMATVEAIAATGSGDRQVVLTPRPGGRLPLVELDKPVSVLRVEEKDGGVHRVHGRPFVRERADGRTYRVGMGGFWQVHPQAADTLIKAVMQGLMPRKGEMALDLYCGVGIFAGALAERLGETGAVLGIESTKRAVEDARHNLTDFPRVRIEQGKVEQILPKTGITECDLVVLDPPRAGAGKQTVRQVAGLTPRRIAYVACDPAALARDLGYFKEAGYKVRTLRAFDLFPMTHHVECVAILEPVAKGA; encoded by the coding sequence ATGACGACCGAGCAGAACGAGAAGCAGTCACTGGTCGGGGAGGAGTACGAGGTCGAGGTCGGTCCCGTCGCACACGGCGGGCACTGCATCGCCCGGACCGCCGAGGGCCGGGTCCTGTTCGTCCGGCACACCCTGCCCGGCGAGAAGGTCATCGCCCGCGTCACGGAGGGCGACGCCGACTCCCGCTTCCTGCGCGCCGACGCCGTCACCGTCCTGGACCCCTCCAAGGACCGCGCCCCCGCGCCGTGCCCGTACGCCGGCCCCGGCAAGTGCGGCGGCTGCGACTGGCAGCACGCCAAGCCCGGCGCCCAGCGCCGGCTCAAGGGCGAGGTCATCGCCGAGCAGCTGCTGCGGCTCGCCGGACTCACCCCGGAGCAGGCCGGCTGGGACGGTACGGTCATGCCGGCCGAGGGCGACAAGGTGCCCGCCGGACAGGTCCCGCAGTGGCGCACCCGCGTGCAGTTCGCGATCGACGAGGACGGCCGCGCCGGCCTGCGCAAGCACCGCTCGCACGAGATCGAACCGGTCGACCACTGCATGATCGCCGCGCCGGGCGTCAGCGAGCTCGGCATCGAGCAGCAGGACTGGCCCCAGATGGCCACCGTCGAGGCCATCGCCGCCACCGGCTCCGGCGACCGCCAGGTCGTCCTGACGCCCCGCCCCGGCGGCCGTCTCCCGCTCGTCGAGCTCGACAAGCCGGTCTCCGTCCTGCGCGTGGAGGAGAAGGACGGCGGGGTCCACCGCGTCCACGGCCGCCCCTTCGTGCGCGAGCGCGCGGACGGCCGCACGTACCGCGTCGGCATGGGCGGCTTCTGGCAGGTCCACCCCCAGGCCGCGGACACCCTGATCAAGGCCGTCATGCAGGGCCTGATGCCGCGCAAGGGCGAAATGGCCCTCGACCTCTACTGCGGCGTCGGCATCTTCGCGGGCGCCCTCGCGGAACGCCTCGGCGAGACCGGCGCGGTGCTGGGCATCGAGTCCACGAAGCGCGCGGTGGAGGACGCCCGCCACAACCTCACGGACTTCCCCCGCGTCCGCATCGAGCAGGGCAAGGTCGAGCAGATCCTCCCGAAGACCGGCATCACCGAGTGCGACCTGGTCGTCCTGGACCCGCCCCGCGCGGGCGCGGGCAAGCAGACGGTCCGCCAGGTGGCCGGCCTCACCCCCCGCCGCATCGCCTACGTGGCCTGCGACCCGGCGGCCCTCGCACGCGACCTGGGCTACTTCAAGGAGGCGGGCTACAAGGTCCGCACCCTGCGCGCCTTCGACCTCTTCCCGATGACGCACCACGTGGAGTGCGTGGCGATCCTGGAGCCGGTCGCCAAGGGCGCCTGA
- a CDS encoding AIPR family protein, protein MTNKQAAAGDKVTLQTRQVKQALKTVYLDSGLVDGSDLAGKTGEDLEKRMLSRALTAQAVRIVTGFSPQEAALTVIDGIADKGIDAIAVVDGPDPHVYLVQAKWSKDGKAKGERDTVWELLAGLRLIDDEDFAAFNPRGRQLAEYAKAAMSKGPTPVTQVVVLMRTDEVSEGFSHALVDGEKEFNRHGDVLDHRIILAPEVWASVREDMAPEPVQLTADLFPWFAVSVPYESYQGVVGADQVSQWLQHGANLFNLNIRNPLGRTPINNELIATLTEEPDNFWYFNNGVTVLCEAVERTHQAIRNPQARPITLTLHNASVVNGAQTVRSVAEAVAADDSAADAQVGVRIIVTGKAADFAKRTTQATNRQNRVEARDFIALDPVQAAIIEEMRAELGLEYSVRRSELDPTEDTGCSVVEAACALACAHPDSQYAVRMATTLDVLWERGPQGIYDVLFRPQPTAYLLWNTVRVLREVRRTLHALRPGYESRGAALTEHGLYLLTHLVFRRLDTESIDEPDPTLDWATAAEAQVRGLVTELLPLVAGAIDRLYGERSQIRAVCADVARSREVVLRVLRAASGPEASSEADKYRRVPAQRKPRRPNAVHVLIDQGALEEGAPLTLTTAYPMEAEALKDWLAEDDKRGRATWITHRTKPVLWAADGQQYSPSGLITRMWELAEWDQRPVANQGTARWVTATGETLADLAWRVLGQLEEPDEDAGLAAAASD, encoded by the coding sequence ATGACGAACAAGCAGGCCGCAGCTGGCGACAAAGTGACCTTGCAGACCCGGCAGGTCAAGCAAGCCCTGAAGACCGTTTACCTGGATTCCGGCCTTGTTGACGGCAGCGATCTTGCAGGCAAAACGGGTGAGGATCTCGAGAAGCGCATGCTCTCGCGAGCGCTCACCGCCCAAGCTGTACGGATAGTCACTGGATTCAGCCCGCAGGAGGCTGCGCTCACTGTGATTGATGGCATCGCCGACAAGGGCATCGACGCCATCGCCGTGGTGGACGGCCCAGATCCACACGTCTATCTGGTCCAGGCGAAGTGGAGCAAAGACGGTAAAGCCAAGGGTGAGCGGGACACCGTCTGGGAGCTCCTCGCGGGACTGCGGCTCATCGATGACGAAGACTTCGCGGCGTTCAATCCGCGTGGTCGGCAGCTGGCGGAGTACGCCAAAGCTGCTATGTCAAAGGGCCCGACCCCGGTTACCCAGGTCGTCGTCCTCATGCGGACGGACGAGGTGAGCGAAGGGTTCAGCCATGCGCTGGTCGATGGCGAGAAGGAGTTCAATCGGCATGGGGACGTCCTTGACCACCGGATAATTCTGGCACCAGAGGTATGGGCATCCGTGCGGGAGGACATGGCACCCGAACCGGTCCAGTTGACGGCCGATCTGTTTCCGTGGTTCGCCGTCAGCGTCCCGTACGAGTCGTACCAAGGTGTAGTTGGGGCCGACCAGGTGTCTCAATGGCTGCAACACGGCGCCAACCTGTTCAATCTGAATATCCGAAATCCGCTGGGTAGGACGCCGATCAACAACGAACTGATCGCCACCCTCACCGAGGAGCCGGATAACTTCTGGTACTTCAATAACGGAGTCACGGTGCTCTGCGAGGCGGTCGAGCGCACACATCAGGCCATTCGCAACCCACAGGCACGACCAATCACCTTGACTTTGCACAACGCCAGCGTCGTCAACGGAGCGCAGACCGTCCGGTCCGTGGCCGAGGCCGTTGCCGCAGATGATTCGGCCGCGGATGCACAGGTGGGCGTCCGAATCATCGTGACGGGTAAGGCGGCAGACTTCGCCAAACGGACCACCCAGGCAACCAACCGGCAGAACCGTGTGGAAGCACGGGACTTCATCGCCCTTGACCCTGTGCAGGCGGCCATCATAGAAGAGATGCGTGCGGAACTCGGTTTGGAGTACAGCGTCCGGCGAAGCGAGCTGGATCCCACCGAGGACACCGGCTGTTCTGTGGTCGAGGCCGCGTGCGCGCTGGCGTGTGCTCACCCCGACAGTCAGTATGCGGTCAGGATGGCGACCACCCTCGACGTTCTGTGGGAGCGGGGCCCGCAGGGCATCTACGACGTCTTGTTCCGGCCTCAGCCTACGGCCTACTTGCTGTGGAATACGGTACGGGTTCTGCGAGAAGTCCGCCGCACTCTGCACGCGTTGCGTCCTGGCTACGAAAGTCGAGGCGCCGCACTCACCGAGCATGGCCTGTACCTGTTGACCCATCTCGTCTTTCGTCGCTTGGACACCGAATCCATCGATGAGCCGGATCCGACCCTGGATTGGGCAACCGCGGCTGAGGCCCAGGTACGAGGCCTGGTGACCGAGCTGCTTCCTTTGGTTGCGGGGGCCATCGACAGGCTCTATGGCGAACGCTCGCAGATCCGGGCCGTATGCGCCGACGTCGCCCGTAGCCGTGAGGTCGTCCTACGTGTGCTGCGCGCTGCTTCCGGGCCCGAGGCCTCGTCGGAGGCTGACAAGTACCGTCGGGTTCCGGCACAGCGGAAGCCGCGCCGTCCCAACGCGGTTCATGTCCTCATCGACCAGGGTGCCCTGGAAGAGGGGGCGCCGCTCACGCTCACCACGGCCTATCCGATGGAGGCCGAGGCTCTCAAGGACTGGCTGGCCGAGGATGATAAGCGGGGCCGGGCAACGTGGATCACCCACCGGACGAAGCCGGTCCTCTGGGCGGCTGACGGCCAGCAATACTCGCCATCTGGACTGATCACCCGAATGTGGGAGCTTGCCGAATGGGACCAGAGGCCTGTGGCCAACCAGGGCACCGCTCGATGGGTGACAGCCACCGGTGAGACCCTCGCCGACTTGGCCTGGCGTGTTCTCGGACAGCTTGAGGAGCCGGATGAAGACGCGGGTCTGGCAGCGGCTGCAAGCGACTGA
- a CDS encoding N-6 DNA methylase, with amino-acid sequence MTGGNEALDATATAAEIARLAGVTRAAVSNWRRRRSDFPAPVGGTSASPLFPLAEVRQWLEGQREGREVSREVRLWQALRGTYGEEMVRALAAVGEHLRGDAAELTDRTAREAVAGLAADRLPTEVMDGLVARLLESTARAALDGASTLRLARAVREFAGETSGTVFDPACGIGSLLVAVGGGAVGTRLGQDRQAVATRVARVRAALAANGAAALVRVVAGDSLRADAFPDLCADLVVCEPPTAVADWGREQLLIDPRWEAGVPSRGESELAWLQHCYHHTAPGGRAVVVLPASVAHRRSGRRIRAELVRRGCVAAVVALPPGLAASHALPLHLWLLNRPSGPGQATGTVRMVDLSANSPDGPWEPQAHQETEVPLIDLLDNEVDLTPSRYVREPEPDYAVEYATLREDLDMRLSRLRALLPELPSRGGADGLDDGVPVAVSDLLAAGLLRLDGEKLTSVSDQLDPDYVRGFAGSAANARRSTSSSGTFRADLQAARLPRMDVERQRRYGDAFRSLGAFEHELAELARMGDRAARLARDGLTGGALDPPPACDGGNAEHQSMTNDGDAAVGREDRTL; translated from the coding sequence ATGACCGGAGGAAACGAGGCGCTCGATGCCACGGCGACCGCTGCGGAGATCGCACGGTTGGCGGGCGTGACGCGCGCTGCGGTGTCCAACTGGCGCAGGCGCCGCTCGGACTTTCCCGCGCCCGTCGGTGGCACCTCGGCGAGTCCCCTGTTCCCGCTCGCCGAGGTGCGGCAATGGCTGGAAGGGCAGCGTGAAGGGCGAGAGGTCAGTAGGGAGGTCCGACTCTGGCAGGCGCTGCGTGGCACCTATGGCGAGGAAATGGTCAGGGCACTGGCTGCTGTCGGGGAACATCTTCGGGGTGATGCGGCAGAGCTGACCGACCGGACAGCCCGCGAGGCGGTGGCCGGGCTGGCCGCCGACCGGTTGCCCACCGAGGTGATGGACGGTCTGGTCGCCCGGTTGCTGGAGTCCACCGCGCGCGCCGCGTTGGACGGCGCCTCGACATTGCGGCTGGCTCGCGCTGTCCGAGAGTTCGCCGGTGAGACCTCTGGCACCGTCTTCGACCCGGCGTGTGGTATCGGCTCGCTTCTCGTTGCGGTGGGCGGTGGTGCGGTCGGGACCAGGCTGGGTCAGGACAGGCAGGCAGTCGCGACGCGCGTGGCCAGGGTACGCGCGGCCTTGGCGGCCAACGGGGCGGCGGCGTTGGTTCGGGTTGTGGCGGGCGACTCGTTGCGGGCTGACGCGTTCCCCGATCTCTGCGCCGACCTGGTCGTGTGCGAGCCGCCGACAGCCGTGGCCGACTGGGGCCGTGAGCAACTGCTCATCGATCCGCGCTGGGAGGCGGGTGTGCCCTCACGAGGGGAGAGTGAACTCGCCTGGCTTCAGCATTGCTACCACCACACGGCACCCGGCGGGCGAGCCGTGGTGGTCCTGCCGGCGTCGGTCGCCCATCGCCGCTCCGGTCGCAGAATCCGGGCGGAGTTGGTGCGTCGCGGCTGCGTCGCCGCGGTAGTAGCCCTGCCGCCGGGCCTCGCTGCCAGCCACGCGCTTCCGCTACACCTGTGGCTGCTGAACCGTCCCTCCGGCCCCGGGCAGGCGACAGGGACCGTGCGCATGGTGGATCTCAGCGCCAACAGCCCGGACGGCCCCTGGGAGCCGCAGGCGCACCAGGAGACGGAGGTGCCGCTGATCGATCTGCTGGACAACGAGGTGGACCTCACGCCCAGCCGCTACGTACGCGAGCCGGAACCTGACTATGCGGTGGAGTACGCCACGCTGCGCGAGGATCTCGACATGCGCCTGAGCCGTCTGCGGGCGCTGCTTCCCGAGCTGCCATCGCGAGGCGGGGCCGACGGCCTAGACGATGGCGTCCCAGTGGCGGTAAGCGACCTGCTGGCAGCCGGTCTGCTCCGCCTCGATGGCGAAAAGCTCACCTCCGTCAGCGACCAGTTGGACCCCGACTATGTGCGCGGATTCGCCGGTAGCGCGGCGAATGCCCGGCGCAGCACGTCCTCCTCGGGTACGTTCCGAGCGGACCTGCAGGCAGCGCGTCTGCCCCGCATGGATGTCGAGCGACAGCGCCGCTACGGGGACGCTTTTCGCTCGTTGGGTGCGTTCGAGCACGAACTTGCCGAACTCGCCAGGATGGGCGACCGGGCTGCGCGGCTTGCCCGCGACGGTCTCACCGGGGGCGCCCTCGATCCGCCGCCTGCCTGCGACGGCGGCAACGCTGAACACCAAAGCATGACGAACGACGGAGACGCCGCAGTGGGGCGAGAGGATAGGACGCTTTGA
- a CDS encoding type I restriction-modification system subunit M yields the protein MSKNQELADFIWSVADLLRGDYKRSEYGKVILPLTVLRRLDCVMSPTRQAVWDRAASYAGENKDGLLLAASKLKFYNLSEQNFDTISSDAANVAKNLKDYIRGFSSEATEIINRYEFHLQIDRLDNSDLLYQVVRKFAGLDLSFKAVDNHDMGYVFEELIRKFADASNETAGEHFTPREVIELMVELLLAPDDDRLNGEGQVVKILDPACGTGGMLSAAEEHIRKLNPRVRVNLFGQELNAESYAICRSDMLLKGHTAKNIRFGNSFSQDGHDGETFNYMLANPPFGVEWKKVEKAVRQEHEDRGLDGRFGAGLPRINDGSLLFLQHMMNKMQPLKKDAAGDEAGGTRLAIVFNGSPLFTGGAGSGESEIRRWIIEHDYLEAIVALPDQLFYNTGISTYFWIVTNRKPADRKGRVILLDARDQWTKMRKSLGEKRKEITRAQIGNICAIYRDALSIASGETHPDHGRVKVFANRDFGYQRITVDRPLKLRFELTEESLAQLGASAAAKKAVGGEAAVELLLTALKPLLGSQWSTKAEAWDAMRTAMVAGGVLWPSAAPFQRALRDAVGVTDPEGEVQLVKGKPEPDSDLRDNENVPLGEDIDEYFAREVLPHVPDAWIAEIRNPKTRQLERFKTGYEIPLTRHFHTYTPARPLSEIDAELKSLEAEIQLLLGEVAG from the coding sequence TTGAGCAAGAACCAGGAACTGGCCGACTTCATCTGGTCGGTGGCCGATCTGCTACGTGGTGACTATAAGCGCTCGGAGTACGGAAAGGTCATCCTGCCGCTGACGGTGCTGCGCAGGCTGGACTGCGTCATGTCCCCGACCCGCCAGGCGGTGTGGGACCGGGCGGCCTCCTACGCTGGGGAGAACAAGGACGGGCTGCTGCTGGCAGCCTCCAAGCTCAAGTTCTACAACCTTTCCGAGCAGAACTTCGACACGATCAGCAGCGACGCGGCCAACGTGGCGAAGAACCTCAAGGACTACATCCGGGGATTCTCCTCGGAGGCCACTGAGATCATCAACCGCTACGAGTTCCACCTCCAGATCGACCGCCTGGACAACTCCGACCTGCTGTACCAGGTGGTGCGGAAGTTCGCCGGCCTGGATCTGAGCTTCAAAGCCGTGGACAACCACGACATGGGCTACGTCTTCGAGGAGCTGATCCGCAAGTTCGCCGATGCCTCCAACGAGACGGCGGGTGAGCACTTCACCCCGCGCGAGGTCATCGAGCTGATGGTCGAGCTGCTGCTCGCCCCGGACGACGACCGGCTCAACGGAGAAGGACAAGTCGTCAAGATCCTCGACCCGGCCTGCGGCACTGGCGGCATGCTCTCGGCAGCCGAAGAACACATCCGCAAGCTGAACCCGCGCGTTCGCGTCAACCTATTCGGCCAGGAGTTGAACGCCGAGTCGTACGCGATCTGCCGCTCCGACATGCTTCTGAAGGGCCACACGGCCAAGAACATCCGCTTCGGCAACTCCTTCAGCCAAGACGGCCACGACGGCGAGACCTTTAACTACATGCTCGCCAACCCACCCTTTGGTGTGGAGTGGAAGAAGGTCGAGAAGGCCGTACGCCAGGAGCACGAGGACCGCGGACTCGACGGCCGCTTCGGAGCCGGCCTGCCTCGGATCAACGACGGCTCGTTGCTGTTCCTGCAGCACATGATGAACAAGATGCAGCCGCTCAAGAAGGACGCGGCGGGCGACGAGGCCGGCGGCACCCGCCTGGCCATCGTCTTCAACGGCTCCCCGCTCTTCACCGGTGGGGCAGGGTCGGGCGAGTCTGAGATCCGCCGGTGGATCATCGAGCACGACTACCTGGAGGCGATCGTCGCCCTCCCGGACCAGCTCTTCTACAACACGGGCATCTCCACGTACTTCTGGATCGTCACCAACCGCAAGCCCGCCGATCGCAAGGGCCGTGTGATCCTCCTTGACGCCCGCGACCAGTGGACCAAGATGCGCAAGTCCCTCGGTGAGAAGCGCAAGGAGATCACGCGGGCGCAGATTGGAAATATCTGCGCGATCTATCGCGATGCGCTGAGCATCGCAAGCGGCGAAACCCATCCGGATCACGGGCGGGTGAAGGTCTTCGCCAACCGGGACTTCGGCTATCAGCGCATCACCGTGGACCGGCCGCTCAAGCTCCGCTTCGAGCTGACCGAGGAGAGCCTTGCTCAGCTCGGTGCGTCGGCGGCCGCGAAGAAGGCAGTCGGGGGCGAGGCGGCAGTCGAGCTGTTGCTGACCGCGCTCAAGCCGCTGCTCGGGTCGCAGTGGTCGACCAAGGCTGAGGCATGGGACGCCATGCGGACAGCGATGGTGGCTGGCGGCGTACTGTGGCCCTCTGCCGCGCCCTTCCAAAGGGCCCTGCGTGATGCCGTGGGAGTGACCGACCCGGAGGGTGAGGTCCAGCTCGTCAAGGGCAAGCCTGAGCCTGACTCCGACCTGCGCGACAACGAGAACGTCCCGCTGGGCGAAGACATCGACGAGTACTTCGCTCGCGAGGTGCTTCCCCACGTTCCGGACGCCTGGATCGCGGAGATCCGGAATCCGAAGACGAGGCAGCTGGAGCGGTTCAAGACGGGGTATGAGATTCCGCTCACGCGACACTTCCATACGTACACGCCAGCGAGGCCACTGTCGGAGATTGATGCGGAGTTGAAGTCGCTGGAGGCTGAGATTCAGCTGCTGTTGGGGGAGGTGGCGGGATGA
- a CDS encoding restriction endonuclease subunit S, with the protein MTLYRVKNIARINAQTLPEGTQADFSFRYIDIGAVDGLGNISIPTEGITFEKSPSRARRLAPAGSVIVSTVRTYLKAIAPVPKSDDPLVFSTGFAVLEATDQVDQRYLAYHCQSQPFIEAIVARSVGVSYPAINASEIGNLPIELPSLDEQRRIGDFLDGEISRIDTLVALRARQRDVVQTRKRAHIEKLLKECRSGEWTRVKYLLRARPRYGVLVPAFVDDGVPFVRVNDLLDLPGKVSGLARIPKALSDQYARTVVRPRDVLLSVVGTLGRAAVATDDLVGVNIARAVCSIRLRPDVSPSLFVAWAGTSEFEHQALLATGSDSAQPTLGMEDLSNFTVRWPADLRDQESLVDQAEESQRTHGELIRRTENQLALLAERRQALITAAVTGQLDVTTARPAHDRDL; encoded by the coding sequence ATGACTCTTTATCGCGTCAAGAATATTGCCCGAATCAACGCACAAACCCTTCCTGAAGGAACTCAAGCGGATTTTTCCTTTCGTTACATTGATATCGGTGCAGTCGACGGACTGGGGAATATTAGCATCCCGACAGAAGGAATCACATTCGAGAAATCCCCTTCGCGGGCTCGACGCCTCGCGCCAGCCGGCTCGGTCATCGTCTCGACTGTGCGCACCTACTTGAAGGCCATTGCTCCAGTCCCCAAAAGCGACGACCCATTGGTATTTTCCACTGGCTTCGCAGTTCTGGAGGCGACGGACCAAGTTGACCAGCGATACTTGGCTTACCATTGCCAGTCGCAGCCATTCATTGAAGCAATCGTCGCCCGTTCCGTCGGAGTCAGTTATCCGGCCATCAACGCAAGTGAAATCGGCAACCTTCCCATCGAGCTTCCGTCCCTCGACGAGCAGCGCCGCATTGGCGACTTCCTCGACGGCGAGATCTCCCGCATCGACACGCTTGTGGCTCTCCGTGCTCGCCAGCGGGATGTCGTACAGACCCGCAAACGTGCACACATTGAGAAGCTCCTCAAGGAGTGTCGTTCAGGGGAGTGGACTCGGGTGAAGTACCTGCTTCGAGCGCGACCGCGCTACGGAGTGCTTGTTCCTGCCTTCGTTGATGATGGCGTGCCCTTTGTTCGAGTCAATGACCTGCTTGATCTTCCAGGCAAGGTAAGCGGGTTGGCGAGAATTCCGAAGGCTCTCTCAGATCAGTACGCGAGGACAGTTGTTAGGCCGCGGGACGTGCTGCTCAGCGTAGTCGGAACATTGGGTAGGGCAGCCGTGGCTACGGACGACCTTGTCGGCGTCAATATTGCCCGAGCTGTTTGTTCGATTCGATTGCGACCGGATGTGAGCCCGAGTCTTTTCGTCGCTTGGGCTGGCACTAGCGAATTCGAGCATCAGGCTCTCCTTGCCACCGGCTCAGACTCTGCCCAGCCGACACTGGGGATGGAAGACCTATCGAATTTCACCGTCAGGTGGCCTGCAGACCTCAGGGATCAGGAGAGTCTTGTCGACCAGGCTGAAGAGAGTCAGCGGACGCATGGAGAGCTGATCCGACGCACCGAGAATCAGCTCGCTCTCCTAGCCGAACGCCGGCAGGCACTCATCACTGCTGCCGTCACCGGCCAGCTTGATGTCACTACCGCCCGTCCCGCGCACGACCGCGACCTCTGA